A portion of the Phyllopteryx taeniolatus isolate TA_2022b chromosome 15, UOR_Ptae_1.2, whole genome shotgun sequence genome contains these proteins:
- the LOC133490091 gene encoding calmodulin-regulated spectrin-associated protein 1-B-like isoform X1: MDMEVSAGQGGSTRRRAAEDGVSGGGSVEVLVVPPDLYDSARAKIEANLRWLLAKAYGIADHIPEDLQDPFYTDQYEQEHIKPPVIHLLLSGEIYCRVCGLILRAEQAASLRSHQSVLQALSARGIHVQDSDDVHVSTLDLSSNPVKMSCHMHLIDALMMAYTAEMISVEKVVSSVKRFSNFSASKERPLDLEDAMVLWVNKVNTKMRAISEKEMKMKQHLLDSPNHQKPDILHALAHCLLEPVEFSRVVRYRRDHLSGRTLQHFSLVDDLCKDVCDGAALLALIHFYCPKHVRLEDICLKHIASIADSMYNIQLLKEFSNEYLNKCFYLKPEDMLYCPPVLRNNVMVFIAELFWWFEIVKPDFVQPRDLKEFRDARLMLMPKASRSHTPINFTKRSFQTTSSDAEMLTTPLSSDFSTSSSPHSLVPPRQRRPRGVEDDATVRNQCSSLARKDEKPQGLSRVWPERRQRPLSQPAPYALHFPNHEVDTDNSSLIRSISKGSLASSIMTPSHMLMGSGRPLHEHRLSGQSLLSHIRIEDEEELLEEEELVAVVHPAVFHRRPLRSDIELDELEIPHTTSPRRVSNTLDMDVLTPDVQAESYYLEPLMPAIPKPAKEKSISLNKDEECGESRCRSGLCGVNPATDVPHKSHRKSPLSECRKYAFKPITVVKSVPTREGLTHTSLSEKTQPQGFFLHLSGESDCHSHLSSDAEVGQDSDSDIAGFEEDDEDVDLIEPSREKGIGLLREFSEVESFKLRQDLKVSERDDKEDWSGRSSPCLSTTSCASSCSVSGSASVRMTSFAERKLLKLSLRDGFSSTSSSQKTTPDHSEITPCAPWQLKTEGSPVWQAQDPTSAVSKTMMASPPVVPSELLQLHMQLEEQRRAIEYQKRKMETLSARQRLKLGKAAFLNIVKKGEGRSDTLPLPLKHSPSTELSGSQKVKSPCCKDDSCLEVLKVQAKAEGRPIHRDNRLNTSAQDSASDSDVSDRTRSIDLLNKAISVIQQQMTQLSLQQDLLMKKNVASSVEPKEPDLKPTATTTQSPTSDPRSFAVHFVDFNDSSCAPTRRPPKLSSSQRSKASEPKQSNKNSKVSDTEAVTSPNENTGVESQDAESSRLDRNFRRRTTFRVQNEADLSPVKVQSEDTRASDTSITPSHCAEDDEVDISGTESVGGNNSTRGKGLLIEVDLSEMKEPAEGASLDIADSEQKNVLGFFFKDDEKAEDEMAKRRAAFMLKQQRKAEEARIRKQQQEADSELKRDEARRKAEEDRVRKEEEKARRELIKQEYLRRKQQALLEEQGQVKPSPRFKSRRNRPKSLHRGEFSSPCKGSTTPDLSCSLRGSTLSLATEADSIISEEAESQRAESVCSMDSFPVLSRASSRNMERDWESGSIASSITSTEYNGPKLFKEPSSKSNKPIIINAIAHCCLAGKVNEAQKNVLLEELEKCESNHLIILFRDGGCQFRGVYSYSPETEDIVKFTGTGPRVIGHKMIDRLYKYSSDRKQFNVIPAKSVSVSVDALTIHNHLWQAKRPGSARRK; the protein is encoded by the exons CAGACCACATCCCTGAGGACCTGCAGGACCCCTTCTACACGGACCAGTATGAGCAGGAGCACATCAAGCCGCCCGTCATTCACCTGCTGCTGTCCGGGGAGATCTACTGCCGGGTGTGCGGACTCATCCTGCGCGCTGAGCAAGCCGCCTCGCTCCGAAGCCATCAGTCCGTGCTCCAGGCCCTGTCCGCCAGGGGCATCCACGTGCAAGACTCAGACGATGTCCACGTCTCCACTCTGGATCTCAGCTCAAACCCTGTCAAGATG AGCTGCCACATGCACCTGATCGATGCCCTCATGATGGCCTACACAGCGGAGATGATCAGTGTGGAGAAGGTGGTGTCCAGTGTCAAGCGATTCTCCAACTTCAGTGCCTCTAAGGAGCGTCCGTTGGACCTGGAGGATGCCATGGTCCTTTGGGTCAACaag GTGAACACAAAGATGAGGGCTATCTCCGAAAAAGAGATGAAGATGAAGCAGCACCTGCTGGACTCGCCAAACCACCAGaag CCTGACATATTGCATGCGCTGGCCCATTGTCTGTTGGAGCCTGTGGAGTTTTCTCGCGTG GTGCGCTATCGCAGGGACCATCTCTCAGGTCGGACACTTCAGCACTTCTCCCTGGTAGACGACCTGTGCAAAGACGTGTGTGACGGCGCTGCTCTTCTGGCCCTAATCCACTTCTATTGCCCCAAACACGTTAGACTTGAAG ATATCTGCCTGAAGCACATCGCCTCCATAGCTGACAGCATGTACAACATCCAGTTGCTGAAGGAATTTTCCAATGAATACTTGAACAAGTGCTTCTATCTGAAGCCTGAGGACATGCTGTATTGTCCTCCAGTGCTGAGG AATAATGTGATGGTGTTCATCGCCGAGCTCTTCTGGTGGTTTGAGATTGTGAAGCCGGACTTTGTACAGCCCAGAGACCTTAAGGAATTCAGAGATG CAAGGTTAATGCTGATGCCGAAGGCCTCTCGATCCCACACACCCATCAATTTCACCAAACGTAGTTTCCAGACTACATCAAGTGATGCTGAAATGTTGACCACGCCTTTAAGCTCCGACTTTAG CACTTCCAGCTCTCCTCACTCTTTAGTGCCTCCAAGACAGAGACGACCGAGGGGAGTTGAGGATGATGCTACAG TGAGGAATCAGTGCAGCTCTCTGGCACGTAAAGATGAGAAGCCGCAGGGTTTGTCACGGGTCTGGCCAGAGAGAAGGCAGAG GCCTTTATCCCAGCCGGCACCCTACGCCTTGCATTTCCCCAATCACGAGGTTGACACAGACAATAGCAGTCTGATTCGCTCCATCAGCAAAGGCAGCTTGGCCTCCAGCATTATGACACCCAGCCACATGCTCATGGGTTCAGGTCGCCCGCTGCACGAGCACAGACTGAGCGGGCAAAGTCTCCTCAGCCACATTCGTatcgaggacgaggaggagctcttagaggaggaggagctagTCGCCGTGGTACACCCTGCTGTTTTCCACCGACGTCCACTCAGGAGTGACATCGAGCTGGATGAACTGGAAATCCCCCACACGACCTCACCACGGAGGGTTTCTAATACTCTCGACATGGACGTCTTAACCCCAGATGTGCAGGCGGAAAGCTACTACCTGGAGCCTCTGATGCCAGCCATCCCTAAGCCAGCCAAAGAGAAGAGTATCAGCCTCAACAAGGACGAGGAGTGCGGGGAGAGTCGCTGCAGGTCAGGGCTATGTGGTGTGAATCCAGCCACGGATGTTCCACATAAATCACACAGGAAATCACCATTGTCTGAATGTCGTAAATATGCGTTTAAACCCATAACTGTGGTAAAATCCGTGCCCACCCGGGAAGGCTTGACACATACTTCACTTTCTGAGAAAACACAACCACAAGGCTTTTTCCTTCACTTGTCTGGAGAGTCAGACTGTCACAGTCATCTTTCCTCTGATGCAGAAGTAGGGCAAGACTCTGATTCCGACATTGCAGGTTTTGAGGAAGATGACGAGGATGTGGACCTGATCGAGCCAAGCAGGGAAAAAGGAATTGGCTTACTGAGAGAATTCTCAGAGGTTGAGTCTTTTAAGCTGAGACAAGACCTAAAGGTGAGTGAGCGAGACGACAAGGAAGACTGGAGTGGACGCTCCAGCCCATGCCTCAGTACCACATCTTGTGCAAGCAGCTGCAGCGTTTCGGGCAGTGCCAGTGTCAGAATGACCAGCTTTGCCGAAAGGAAGTTGCTTAAACTCAGCCTCCGTGACGGGTTCTCTAGCACCAGCAGCTCACAGAAGACGACGCCCGACCACTCTGAGATTACTCCTTGCGCTCCCTGGCAACTAAAGACCGAAGGTAGCCCCGTATGGCAAGCGCAAGACCCCACGTCTGCTGTGAGTAAGACTATGATGGCGAGTCCTCCAGTAGTGCCTTCAGAGCTGCTGCAACTCCACATGCAGCTAGAAGAGCAAAGGCGAGCTATTGAGTATCAAAAGAGGAAGATGGAGACCTTGTCGGCGCGGCAGCGACTGAAACTTGGCAAAGCTGCATTCTTGAACATCGTGAAGAAAGGCGAAGGGAGGAGCGACACACTCCCTCTTCCTCTCAAACATTCGCCTTCCACCGAACTGTCTGGCTCTCAGAAAGTAAAGAGCCCCTGCTGCAAGGATGACTCTTGTCTTGAGGTACTGAAGGTGCAGGCAAAGGCAGAAGGAAGACCGATACATCGAGACAATCGGTTAAACACCTCGGCTCAGGATAGCGCTTCCGATTCGGATGTGAGTGACCGTACCCGCTCCATAGATCTCCTCAACAAGGCCATCAGCGTTATCCAGCAGCAGATGACGCAGCTCTCATTGCAGCAAGACCTACTGATGAAGAAGAATGTGGCTTCATCTGTGGAACCTAAAGAACCAGACCTGAAACCAACTGCGACCACAACACAGTCCCCCACCTCAGACCCCAGATCCTTCGCCGTCCACTTTGTTGACTTCAACGACAGCAGTTGCGCTCCCACCCGTCGTCCTCCCAAGCTGAGCTCTAGCCAGCGAAGCAAAGCCTCAGAGCCGAAGCAGAGTAACAAGAACAGCAAAGTGTCTGACACTGAAGCTGTGACCTCTCCCAACGAAAACACTGGTGTAGAAAGCCAGGATGCTGAAAGTTCCAGGTTGGATAGAAACTTCAGAAGACGCACAACCTTCAGAGTCCAAAACGAAGCGGACCTATCTCCTGTCAAGGTTCAGTCAGAGGACACGAGGGCCTCCGATACCTCCATCACTCCGTCACATTGTGCAGAAGACGACGAGGTCGACATCTCAGGAACAGAATCTGTCGGTGGTAACAACAGCACTAGGGGAAAAGGTCTCCTGATCGAGGTTGACCTATCAGAGATGAAGGAGCCTGCGGAGGGCGCGAGTCTCGACATCGCAGACAGTGAACAGAAGAACGTGCTCGGCTTCTTCTTTAAG GACGACGAGAAGGCCGAGGATGAGATGGCCAAACGTCGCGCTGCCTTCATGCTCAAACAACAGCGCAAAGCCGAAGAGGCCAGGATACGCAAGCAGCAGCAGGAAGCAGACAGCGAACTCAAGCGTGACGAGGCCAG GCGTAAGGCAGAGGAGGACCGGGTTCGTaaagaggaggagaaggccAGACGAGAGCTGATAAAGCAGGAGTACCTGCGCCGGAAGCAGCAGGCGTTGTTGGAAGAGCAGGGTCAGGTTAAGCCGAGCCCCAGGTTCAAGTCCCGCAGGAATAGACCCAAATCGCTGCACCGAGGCGAGTTCAGCAGCCCCTGTAAAGGATCCACCACAC CTGATCTGAGCTGCAGCCTTCGAGGATCCACGTTGTCTTTGGCCACAGAGGCAGACAGCATCATCTCTGAAGAGGCAGAATCGCAGAG GGCTGAGTCAGTCTGCTCCATGGATTCCTTCCCTGTGCTGAGCCGAGCCTCCAGCAGGAACATGGAGCGCGACTGGGAGAGCGGCTCCATCGCCTCCTCCATCACTTCCACCGAGTACAATG GGCCCAAGCTTTTCAAAGAGCCAAGCTCCAAGTCCAACAAGCCCATCATCATCAATGCCATCGCACACTGCTGCCTAGCCGGAaaggtgaacgaggcacagaaGAATGTCCTTCTGGAG gaGCTGGAAAAGTGCGAGTCGAATCACCTGATCATCCTCTTTCGGGACGGCGGCTGCCAGTTCCGCGGCGTGTACTCGTACTCGCCGGAGACTGAGGACATCGTGAAATTCACGGGCACGGGGCCGCGCGTCATCGGCCACAAGATGATCGACCGGCTCTACAAGTACAGTTCGGACCGCAAGCAGTTTAACGTCATCCCAGCCAAGTCGGTGTCGGTCAGCGTGGacgcgttgaccatccacaacCACTTGTGGCAGGCCAAGAGGCCCGGCAGCGCACGCAGGAAGTGA
- the LOC133490091 gene encoding calmodulin-regulated spectrin-associated protein 1-B-like isoform X4, which yields MDMEVSAGQGGSTRRRAAEDGVSGGGSVEVLVVPPDLYDSARAKIEANLRWLLAKAYGIDHIPEDLQDPFYTDQYEQEHIKPPVIHLLLSGEIYCRVCGLILRAEQAASLRSHQSVLQALSARGIHVQDSDDVHVSTLDLSSNPVKMSCHMHLIDALMMAYTAEMISVEKVVSSVKRFSNFSASKERPLDLEDAMVLWVNKVNTKMRAISEKEMKMKQHLLDSPNHQKVRYRRDHLSGRTLQHFSLVDDLCKDVCDGAALLALIHFYCPKHVRLEDICLKHIASIADSMYNIQLLKEFSNEYLNKCFYLKPEDMLYCPPVLRNNVMVFIAELFWWFEIVKPDFVQPRDLKEFRDARLMLMPKASRSHTPINFTKRSFQTTSSDAEMLTTPLSSDFSTSSSPHSLVPPRQRRPRGVEDDATVRNQCSSLARKDEKPQGLSRVWPERRQRPLSQPAPYALHFPNHEVDTDNSSLIRSISKGSLASSIMTPSHMLMGSGRPLHEHRLSGQSLLSHIRIEDEEELLEEEELVAVVHPAVFHRRPLRSDIELDELEIPHTTSPRRVSNTLDMDVLTPDVQAESYYLEPLMPAIPKPAKEKSISLNKDEECGESRCRSGLCGVNPATDVPHKSHRKSPLSECRKYAFKPITVVKSVPTREGLTHTSLSEKTQPQGFFLHLSGESDCHSHLSSDAEVGQDSDSDIAGFEEDDEDVDLIEPSREKGIGLLREFSEVESFKLRQDLKVSERDDKEDWSGRSSPCLSTTSCASSCSVSGSASVRMTSFAERKLLKLSLRDGFSSTSSSQKTTPDHSEITPCAPWQLKTEGSPVWQAQDPTSAVSKTMMASPPVVPSELLQLHMQLEEQRRAIEYQKRKMETLSARQRLKLGKAAFLNIVKKGEGRSDTLPLPLKHSPSTELSGSQKVKSPCCKDDSCLEVLKVQAKAEGRPIHRDNRLNTSAQDSASDSDVSDRTRSIDLLNKAISVIQQQMTQLSLQQDLLMKKNVASSVEPKEPDLKPTATTTQSPTSDPRSFAVHFVDFNDSSCAPTRRPPKLSSSQRSKASEPKQSNKNSKVSDTEAVTSPNENTGVESQDAESSRLDRNFRRRTTFRVQNEADLSPVKVQSEDTRASDTSITPSHCAEDDEVDISGTESVGGNNSTRGKGLLIEVDLSEMKEPAEGASLDIADSEQKNVLGFFFKDDEKAEDEMAKRRAAFMLKQQRKAEEARIRKQQQEADSELKRDEARRKAEEDRVRKEEEKARRELIKQEYLRRKQQALLEEQGQVKPSPRFKSRRNRPKSLHRGEFSSPCKGSTTPDLSCSLRGSTLSLATEADSIISEEAESQRAESVCSMDSFPVLSRASSRNMERDWESGSIASSITSTEYNGPKLFKEPSSKSNKPIIINAIAHCCLAGKVNEAQKNVLLEELEKCESNHLIILFRDGGCQFRGVYSYSPETEDIVKFTGTGPRVIGHKMIDRLYKYSSDRKQFNVIPAKSVSVSVDALTIHNHLWQAKRPGSARRK from the exons ACCACATCCCTGAGGACCTGCAGGACCCCTTCTACACGGACCAGTATGAGCAGGAGCACATCAAGCCGCCCGTCATTCACCTGCTGCTGTCCGGGGAGATCTACTGCCGGGTGTGCGGACTCATCCTGCGCGCTGAGCAAGCCGCCTCGCTCCGAAGCCATCAGTCCGTGCTCCAGGCCCTGTCCGCCAGGGGCATCCACGTGCAAGACTCAGACGATGTCCACGTCTCCACTCTGGATCTCAGCTCAAACCCTGTCAAGATG AGCTGCCACATGCACCTGATCGATGCCCTCATGATGGCCTACACAGCGGAGATGATCAGTGTGGAGAAGGTGGTGTCCAGTGTCAAGCGATTCTCCAACTTCAGTGCCTCTAAGGAGCGTCCGTTGGACCTGGAGGATGCCATGGTCCTTTGGGTCAACaag GTGAACACAAAGATGAGGGCTATCTCCGAAAAAGAGATGAAGATGAAGCAGCACCTGCTGGACTCGCCAAACCACCAGaag GTGCGCTATCGCAGGGACCATCTCTCAGGTCGGACACTTCAGCACTTCTCCCTGGTAGACGACCTGTGCAAAGACGTGTGTGACGGCGCTGCTCTTCTGGCCCTAATCCACTTCTATTGCCCCAAACACGTTAGACTTGAAG ATATCTGCCTGAAGCACATCGCCTCCATAGCTGACAGCATGTACAACATCCAGTTGCTGAAGGAATTTTCCAATGAATACTTGAACAAGTGCTTCTATCTGAAGCCTGAGGACATGCTGTATTGTCCTCCAGTGCTGAGG AATAATGTGATGGTGTTCATCGCCGAGCTCTTCTGGTGGTTTGAGATTGTGAAGCCGGACTTTGTACAGCCCAGAGACCTTAAGGAATTCAGAGATG CAAGGTTAATGCTGATGCCGAAGGCCTCTCGATCCCACACACCCATCAATTTCACCAAACGTAGTTTCCAGACTACATCAAGTGATGCTGAAATGTTGACCACGCCTTTAAGCTCCGACTTTAG CACTTCCAGCTCTCCTCACTCTTTAGTGCCTCCAAGACAGAGACGACCGAGGGGAGTTGAGGATGATGCTACAG TGAGGAATCAGTGCAGCTCTCTGGCACGTAAAGATGAGAAGCCGCAGGGTTTGTCACGGGTCTGGCCAGAGAGAAGGCAGAG GCCTTTATCCCAGCCGGCACCCTACGCCTTGCATTTCCCCAATCACGAGGTTGACACAGACAATAGCAGTCTGATTCGCTCCATCAGCAAAGGCAGCTTGGCCTCCAGCATTATGACACCCAGCCACATGCTCATGGGTTCAGGTCGCCCGCTGCACGAGCACAGACTGAGCGGGCAAAGTCTCCTCAGCCACATTCGTatcgaggacgaggaggagctcttagaggaggaggagctagTCGCCGTGGTACACCCTGCTGTTTTCCACCGACGTCCACTCAGGAGTGACATCGAGCTGGATGAACTGGAAATCCCCCACACGACCTCACCACGGAGGGTTTCTAATACTCTCGACATGGACGTCTTAACCCCAGATGTGCAGGCGGAAAGCTACTACCTGGAGCCTCTGATGCCAGCCATCCCTAAGCCAGCCAAAGAGAAGAGTATCAGCCTCAACAAGGACGAGGAGTGCGGGGAGAGTCGCTGCAGGTCAGGGCTATGTGGTGTGAATCCAGCCACGGATGTTCCACATAAATCACACAGGAAATCACCATTGTCTGAATGTCGTAAATATGCGTTTAAACCCATAACTGTGGTAAAATCCGTGCCCACCCGGGAAGGCTTGACACATACTTCACTTTCTGAGAAAACACAACCACAAGGCTTTTTCCTTCACTTGTCTGGAGAGTCAGACTGTCACAGTCATCTTTCCTCTGATGCAGAAGTAGGGCAAGACTCTGATTCCGACATTGCAGGTTTTGAGGAAGATGACGAGGATGTGGACCTGATCGAGCCAAGCAGGGAAAAAGGAATTGGCTTACTGAGAGAATTCTCAGAGGTTGAGTCTTTTAAGCTGAGACAAGACCTAAAGGTGAGTGAGCGAGACGACAAGGAAGACTGGAGTGGACGCTCCAGCCCATGCCTCAGTACCACATCTTGTGCAAGCAGCTGCAGCGTTTCGGGCAGTGCCAGTGTCAGAATGACCAGCTTTGCCGAAAGGAAGTTGCTTAAACTCAGCCTCCGTGACGGGTTCTCTAGCACCAGCAGCTCACAGAAGACGACGCCCGACCACTCTGAGATTACTCCTTGCGCTCCCTGGCAACTAAAGACCGAAGGTAGCCCCGTATGGCAAGCGCAAGACCCCACGTCTGCTGTGAGTAAGACTATGATGGCGAGTCCTCCAGTAGTGCCTTCAGAGCTGCTGCAACTCCACATGCAGCTAGAAGAGCAAAGGCGAGCTATTGAGTATCAAAAGAGGAAGATGGAGACCTTGTCGGCGCGGCAGCGACTGAAACTTGGCAAAGCTGCATTCTTGAACATCGTGAAGAAAGGCGAAGGGAGGAGCGACACACTCCCTCTTCCTCTCAAACATTCGCCTTCCACCGAACTGTCTGGCTCTCAGAAAGTAAAGAGCCCCTGCTGCAAGGATGACTCTTGTCTTGAGGTACTGAAGGTGCAGGCAAAGGCAGAAGGAAGACCGATACATCGAGACAATCGGTTAAACACCTCGGCTCAGGATAGCGCTTCCGATTCGGATGTGAGTGACCGTACCCGCTCCATAGATCTCCTCAACAAGGCCATCAGCGTTATCCAGCAGCAGATGACGCAGCTCTCATTGCAGCAAGACCTACTGATGAAGAAGAATGTGGCTTCATCTGTGGAACCTAAAGAACCAGACCTGAAACCAACTGCGACCACAACACAGTCCCCCACCTCAGACCCCAGATCCTTCGCCGTCCACTTTGTTGACTTCAACGACAGCAGTTGCGCTCCCACCCGTCGTCCTCCCAAGCTGAGCTCTAGCCAGCGAAGCAAAGCCTCAGAGCCGAAGCAGAGTAACAAGAACAGCAAAGTGTCTGACACTGAAGCTGTGACCTCTCCCAACGAAAACACTGGTGTAGAAAGCCAGGATGCTGAAAGTTCCAGGTTGGATAGAAACTTCAGAAGACGCACAACCTTCAGAGTCCAAAACGAAGCGGACCTATCTCCTGTCAAGGTTCAGTCAGAGGACACGAGGGCCTCCGATACCTCCATCACTCCGTCACATTGTGCAGAAGACGACGAGGTCGACATCTCAGGAACAGAATCTGTCGGTGGTAACAACAGCACTAGGGGAAAAGGTCTCCTGATCGAGGTTGACCTATCAGAGATGAAGGAGCCTGCGGAGGGCGCGAGTCTCGACATCGCAGACAGTGAACAGAAGAACGTGCTCGGCTTCTTCTTTAAG GACGACGAGAAGGCCGAGGATGAGATGGCCAAACGTCGCGCTGCCTTCATGCTCAAACAACAGCGCAAAGCCGAAGAGGCCAGGATACGCAAGCAGCAGCAGGAAGCAGACAGCGAACTCAAGCGTGACGAGGCCAG GCGTAAGGCAGAGGAGGACCGGGTTCGTaaagaggaggagaaggccAGACGAGAGCTGATAAAGCAGGAGTACCTGCGCCGGAAGCAGCAGGCGTTGTTGGAAGAGCAGGGTCAGGTTAAGCCGAGCCCCAGGTTCAAGTCCCGCAGGAATAGACCCAAATCGCTGCACCGAGGCGAGTTCAGCAGCCCCTGTAAAGGATCCACCACAC CTGATCTGAGCTGCAGCCTTCGAGGATCCACGTTGTCTTTGGCCACAGAGGCAGACAGCATCATCTCTGAAGAGGCAGAATCGCAGAG GGCTGAGTCAGTCTGCTCCATGGATTCCTTCCCTGTGCTGAGCCGAGCCTCCAGCAGGAACATGGAGCGCGACTGGGAGAGCGGCTCCATCGCCTCCTCCATCACTTCCACCGAGTACAATG GGCCCAAGCTTTTCAAAGAGCCAAGCTCCAAGTCCAACAAGCCCATCATCATCAATGCCATCGCACACTGCTGCCTAGCCGGAaaggtgaacgaggcacagaaGAATGTCCTTCTGGAG gaGCTGGAAAAGTGCGAGTCGAATCACCTGATCATCCTCTTTCGGGACGGCGGCTGCCAGTTCCGCGGCGTGTACTCGTACTCGCCGGAGACTGAGGACATCGTGAAATTCACGGGCACGGGGCCGCGCGTCATCGGCCACAAGATGATCGACCGGCTCTACAAGTACAGTTCGGACCGCAAGCAGTTTAACGTCATCCCAGCCAAGTCGGTGTCGGTCAGCGTGGacgcgttgaccatccacaacCACTTGTGGCAGGCCAAGAGGCCCGGCAGCGCACGCAGGAAGTGA